Proteins encoded in a region of the Magallana gigas chromosome 8, xbMagGiga1.1, whole genome shotgun sequence genome:
- the LOC105336090 gene encoding U2 small nuclear ribonucleoprotein auxiliary factor 35 kDa subunit-related protein 2, producing MKASIKFCVGMEEVEGTCSESIKEIELNLQQCNRKLSHKERKALLKKEKRRLKRQEEARKRQEEIEEEEKKKENSPTYQARLKEKEENEILMEQREEAERVYMNKMWEERERLAQEEFRMQKEREAREREKKIETEKKIREEWEERQRKEKEEEEVKEKKKEKQEELLKEALANENKDEPWHNPMVTLIPGTERETCMFFSKTGTCRFGDRCSRGHPHPEVSNTLLFHSMYNHFELEQGLKDDLDTTDVTLEYDDGELYQNFQDFYHDILPEFRNYGKLIQVKVCNNYEPHLRGNVYVQYKSENSAQEAFMNLNGRFYGGKQISCQFVEIKKWKSAICGLFRSGRCPKGRNCNFLHVFKNPNNEFWSADMDNSYEATESTRSRRHRSRSRSPSRSYRSSSRRIRRSRSRSSESQRYYSHEHYKSRYSRSRSRSRERSRVKSGKKSKRSRSRSRSVETSRSRIDRKRRSRSRSHRRSRSRSKMGKKLQKKSRSKSRSQSRSRMDKKRRSRSGSAPNTEIENPAARSSEENSVDNNNLENEQILNPENSSSGLVYCEEINKEVRTNGDTVNSITSSTPGSPKHSVKKHKKHKKHKHKKKSNTVSESE from the exons CCACAAGGAACGCAAAGCCCTTctaaagaaagaaaagagaaGACTGAAAAGACAGGAAGAAGCAAGAAAAAGACAAGAAGAAATAGAAGAAG aagaaaaaaagaaagaaaactctCCAACATATCAAGCTAGACTGAAAGAGAAAGAAGAGAATGAGATTCTCATGGAGCAGCGTGAAGAAGCAGAGAGGGTGTACATGAATAAGATGTGGGAGGAAAGAGAACGACTGGCTCAGGAGGAATTCCGAATGCAAAAGGAGCGTGAGGCGAGGGAAAGAGAAAAGAAAATAGAAACtgag aaaaaaataagagaagAATGGGAGGAGAGACAAAGAAAGGAGAAGGAGGAAGAAGAAGTGAAAGAAAAGAAGAAAGAGAAGCAG GAGGAGCTTCTGAAGGAAGCCTTAGCCAATGAAAACAAG GATGAACCGTGGCACAACCCTATGGTAACTCTCATACCTGGAACGGAGCGAGAAACTTGTATGTTCTTCTCCAAAACAGGAACTTGTCGATTTGGAGACAG ATGTTCAAGGGGACACCCCCACCCTGAGGTCAGCAACACTCTTCTGTTCCACAGCATGTACAACCACTTTGAGCTGGAGCAAGGACTCAAGGACGACCTTGACACAACAG ATGTGACACTGGAGTATGATGATGGAGAACTGTATCAGAACTTCCAGGACTTCTATCATGACATCCTACCAGAGTTCAGGAACTATGGAAAACTGATTCAGGTCAAGGTCTGCAACAACTATGAGCCCCATCTCCGTGGAAACGTCTATGTCCAATACAAAAG TGAAAACAGTGCACAAGAAGCTTTCATGAATCTGAATGGAAGATTTTATGGAGGAAAACAGATATCTTGTCAGTTTGTAGAGATTAAGAAGTGGAAATCTGCTATTTGTG gaCTTTTCCGGAGTGGAAGATGTCCCAAAGGAagaaattgcaactttttacaTGTGTTTAAAAATCCCAATAATGAATTTTGGAGTGCTGATATGGATAATTCCTATGAAGCAACCGAAAGTACAAGGTCAAGGAGGCATAGATCTAGGTCAAGGTCTCCCTCAAGATCATATAGGTCAAGTTCAAGAAGAATTAGGAGGTCACGGTCAAGATCGTCTGAAAGCCAAAGATACTATTCACATGAACACTATAAGTCTAGATATTCAAGGTCTAGAAGCAGATCCAGGGAAAGGTCGCGTGTAAAGTCAGGAAAGAAAAGCAAACGGTCAAGGTCAAGAAGCAGGTCGGTCGAAACTTCAAGGTCAAGGATAGATAGGAAGAGAAGGTCACGTAGTAGATCACACAGAAGATCAAGAAGCAGAAGCAAAATGGGAAAGAAGCTTCAGAAAAAATCCAGGTCTAAAAGTAGGTCTCAAAGTAGATCAAGAATGGACAAAAAaagaaggtcaaggtcaggaTCTGCACCAAACACGGAAATAGAAAATCCAGCAGCAAGAAGTAGTGAAGAAAACTCTGTTGATAATAACAACctagaaaatgaacaaattttgaatCCAGAGAATAGTTCAAGTGGCCTTGTTTACTGTGAAGAGATAAATAAGGAAGTTCGTACAAATGGGGACACTGTAAACAGTATCACATCTTCTACGCCTGGCTCACCAAAACATTCAgtgaaaaaacataaaaaacacaaaaaacacaaacacaAGAAAAAGTCAAACACTGTCTCAGAAAGtgaataa
- the LOC105336088 gene encoding WD repeat and FYVE domain-containing protein 2, producing MAAEIKSGPKQGNVRKPDLFSKLEGFNDDVNMAVFIPREDGVITVSDDKTLRVWLKRDTGQYWPSICHTLPSQAASLAYNEETRRTFIGLDNGTISEFNLAEDFNRMSQTRDYLAHQGRVTSLKFSLNCEWVLSCARDKYFQWHCSETGRRLGGYQASAWCLCLEFDEQSKYVFVGDYSGQISVLRISNTEFSLITTLKGHSGSVRSLSWDAERSLLFSGSYDESVIVWDIGSKKGTAFELQGHHDKVQALAYASGSKQLLSGSDEAILGIWNMDVKRIETPNWEESDLCQKCSSPFFWNFRRMWEEKTLGIRQHHCRKCGKAVCNKCSAKKSTIPPLGYEYEVRVCDDCFSTITDEEKAPLATFHDVKHQVLYMNLDQTRKRLLTVGRDRVVKLWDVSTVLH from the exons ATGGCAGCAGAAATAAAGTCGGGTCCCAAACAGGGGAATGTACGAAAACCCGATCTTTTCAGTAAGCTAGAAGGTTTTAATGATGATGTCAATATGGCTGTGTTCATTCCCCGCGAGGACGGGGTCATTACTGTCAGTGACGACAA AACCTTGAGGGTTTGGTTAAAACGTGACACTGGACAATATTGGCCAAGCATATGTCACACTCTGCCAT CACAAGCAGCATCCTTGGCTTATAATGAAGAAACAAGGAGAACATTTATCGGATTGGACAATGGCACTATATCa GAATTTAACCTTGCTGAGGACTTTAACAGAATGTCTCAAACCAGAGATTACTTGG CTCACCAAGGCCGAGTGACCTCGCTGAAGTTCTCACTGAACTGTGAGTGGGTGCTGAGCTGTGCAAGGGACAAGTATTTTCAGTGGCACTGTTCAGAGACCGGACGCCGCCTGGGTGGCTACCAGGCCTCAGCTTGGTGTCTCTGTCTAGA ATTTGATGAACAATCTAAATACGTCTTTGTTGGAGACTATTCGGGGCAGATATCTGTGTTAAGGATAAGCAACACAGAGTTTTCATTGATTACCACACTGAAAGGTCATTCAG GGAGTGTGAGGAGTTTATCCTGGGATGCTGAGAGGAGTCTGCTGTTCTCCGGGAGTTACGACGAGTCTGTGATTGTGTGGGACATTGGCAGTAAGAAGGGGACGGCGTTTGAACTTCAGGGACACCA TGACAAGGTTCAGGCCCTAGCATATGCCTCTGGGAGTAAACAACTTTTATCTGGATCTGATGAGGCGATACTTGGTATCTGGAATATGGATGTGAAAAGAATAGAG ACCCCTAATTGGGAAGAAAGTGATTTGTGCCAAAAATGCAGTTCGCCTTTCTTCTGGAATTTCCGGCGAATGTGGGAGGAGAAGACTTTAGGTATAAGACAG CATCACTGTAGAAAATGTGGAAAAGCTGTTTGTAACAAATGTAGTGCCAAAAAATCCACAATTCCTCCTTTGGGGTATGAATACGAAGTACGGGTTTGTGACGATTGCTTTTCCACCATCACAGACGAAGA gaAAGCTCCACTGGCCACTTTTCATGATGTCAAACATCAAGTTCTTTACATGAATTTAGACCAAACCCGCAAGAGATTGTTGACTGTGGGCAGAGACAGGGTTGTTAAG TTATGGGATGTTAGCACAGTGCTACACTGA
- the LOC105336080 gene encoding LOW QUALITY PROTEIN: ryncolin-1 (The sequence of the model RefSeq protein was modified relative to this genomic sequence to represent the inferred CDS: substituted 1 base at 1 genomic stop codon): MGSFGNMLFILGLVDFSVVVIAVEPHSKIKGNVESLLELTPWTWKHLNTSFKVDTPVTVDVSLTSHYRLTGKHLNKYLRLKKQRDCASILKTIPNTKGRNGVYTIYPDMKTKKLVYCDMTTDGGGWTVIQRRMDGSVDFYRSWQTXKAGFGKAQGEYWLGNDDIHLLTTRAKQELRVDLQKSSGDKAYAKYSTFSVGSESQKYKLTVGGYSGTAGNSLVHHNGMKFTTRDQDNDTWKDNCAVSVKGGWWFYACMNCDLNGPYRPSASGTRLCVAWYKFGNEYRGMKTASMMIRSKI; encoded by the exons ATGGGTTCTTTTGGGAATATGTTGTTTATTCTTGGTTTGGTCGATTTTTCTGTTGTAGTGATTGCTGTTGAACCTCATTCTAAAATCAAAG GCAACGTGGAATCTCTGCTTGAGTTGACCCCATGGACCTGGAAACACCTGAACACGTCCTTCAAAGTGGATACCCCCGTCACTGTGGATGTGTCCCTCACCTCACACTACAGACTGACCGGGAAACACCTCAACAAGTATCTCA GGCTAAAAAAGCAAAGAGATTGTGCTTCTATTCTCAAAACAATACCTAACACAAAAGGAAGAAACGGTGTGTACACGATATACCCGGATATGAAGACCAAGAAGTTGGTGTACTGTGATATGACCACGGACGGCGGGGGATGGACC GTAATTCAAAGACGTATGGATGGGTCTGTTGATTTTTATCGATCTTGGCAAACCTAAAAAGCAGGATTCGGGAAAGCACAAGGAGAGTATTGGCTGG gaaatgatgatattCATTTGCTGACCACCAGAGCCAAACAGGAACTACGAGTGGATCTTCAAAAATCCTCGGGTGATAAAGCCTACGCCAAATATTCCACATTTTCTGTGGGAAGTGAGTCTCAGAAATACAAGCTGACTGTCGGTGGATACAGTGGAACGGCGG gGAATAGTCTTGTACATCACAATGGGATGAAATTTACGACAAGAGACCAGGATAATGACACCTGGAAAGATAACTGCGCTGTGTCAGTTAAAGGAGGGTGGTGGTTTTATGCTTGCATGAATTGTGATCTCAATGGACCTTATCGGCCATCCGCTTCAGGCACTCGGCTATGTGTCGCCTGGTACAAATTTGGCAATGAATATCGTGGTATGAAGACGGCATCAATGATGATCAgatctaaaatttaa
- the LOC105336087 gene encoding uncharacterized protein — protein sequence MTLKMWTSLILLGIALTSTTAITNFQFPSETPCIIFDTSLQISVIGVFKSGPEAKQIELDKKAVVMNSSYCDDGNSSSIDFFLEGGVGLTVQFLKLNDSVKMMPSISFVPGIIFNATSDTNNVILHSTMGKLLPPANVSYSCYTGDTPIVMTNGSSANISYHGIISLTQLRVQAFDIKNGDLSPGESCDITPVTSVAPPIKPVTPTPGNPPVQTYSVKSGNTDCIVLQAGIEFTLPYTSNGARLTKTIGVPNNTRVVGMCGGGVATTQSLSLMFYGDWIMNFIFSHALSDFSPRRPLLLDGTMYGIKEISLEYNISSYLFPDADAKDEKLLSKIVYKTPEYPTSVGTSYRCQPPTIVDVQGITTRMTSFQYLAFGNQTTSSFDPKTVTDCPAITPFATDDDDHTGTIVGVVIAVFFILMVLVGIYIYRRRGKVSYEQVY from the exons ATGACACTAAAAATGTGGACTTCTCTAATCCTACTTGGGATAGCACTAACATCTA CTACAGCAATTACTAATTTCCAGTTCCCAAGTGAAACCCCGTGTATAATCTTTGATACATCACTTCAAATCAGTGTCATTGGAGTTTTTAAATCCGGTCCAGAG GCAAAACAGATCGAGCTGGACAAGAAAGCCGTGGTCATGAACAGCAGCTATTGCGATGATGGGAACTCGTCCAGTATCGACTTTTTTTTGGAGGGAGGGGTGGGGCTCACCGTCCAGTTCCTGAAACTGAACGACTCCGTAAAAATGATGCCATCCATATCGTTCGTCCcgggaattattttcaatgCTACATCTGATACca ATAACGTGATACTGCATAGCACCATGGGCAAGCTCCTGCCCCCAGCTAACGTGTCCTACTCCTGTTACACGGGGGACACGCCCATCGTGATGACGAACGGAAGCAGTGCCAATATTTCCTACCACGGCATCATCTCCCTCACACAACTACGGGTGCAGGCCTTCGACATCAAAAACGGGGACCTCAGTCCAG GTGAGAGTTGTGACATCACCCCCGTCACCAGCGTCGCCCCTCCCATCAAACCCGTGACCCCCACCCCCGGTAACCCTCCTGTACAAACCTACTCTGTGAAAAGCGGCAACACCGACTGTATCGTACTGCAGGCTGGAATAGAGTTCACATTACCCTACACGAGTAATGGAGCG CGTTTGACAAAGACCATTGGTGTGCCAAACAACACCCGGGTGGTGGGGATGTGTGGTGGGGGCGTGGCCACCACTCAGTCTCTCTCCCTGATGTTTTACGGGGACTGGATCATGAACTTTATCTTCTCGCACGCTCTGTCAGATTTCTCACCCCGGCGTCCATTGCTGCTGGACGGTACCATGTATGGAATAAAGGAAATTTCCCTGGAGTATAACATATCTTCTTATTTATTCCCTGACGCCGATGCAAAAG ACGAGAAACTGTTGTCTAAGATAGTGTACAAGACCCCCGAGTACCCGACCTCAGTGGGGACCAGCTACAGGTGTCAGCCACCGACCATTGTTGACGTGCAAGGGATCACGACCAGAATGACGTCATTTCAATATCTGGCTTTCGGGAACCAAACCACGTCATCCTTTGACCCGA AGACGGTGACTGACTGCCCAGCCATCACCCCTTTCGCCACCGACGACGATGACCACACAGGGACCATCGTGGGCGTGGTCATCGCTGTCTTCTTCATTCTCATGGTTCTCGTTGGAATCTACATTTACAGGAGAAGAGGAAAGGTGTCATATGAACAAGTGTATTAA